In Alicyclobacillus macrosporangiidus CPP55, a single window of DNA contains:
- a CDS encoding dicarboxylate/amino acid:cation symporter, giving the protein MSKRLALFIFAGLVLGAIVGLIFPSFGVAIQPLGTMFINLVEMVILPVVFFAIVVGAAGVADIKRMGKIGLKTIVWFEIITTVIILLGIVLADLLQPGAGVQLASAKAGDISVAKQQKIDIVNMIVNIPPKNIVDAFQKDAVISVVFFAAMLGLAIASVKEKGKVVLQVFEGLMQASFTLIRWVMHAAPVGVFALAAYAAGKYGYKVFLPLAKVILVTYLGLAIVVFVLFPLVCRLVLKVPFFKVFWGVVDLFLIAFSSTSSEVVLPQLIEFAERIGVPRSIAAFVIPLGISWNADGTSLYLSVGSLFVAQVAGLHLTLGQQITMILILIVTSKGIAGVPMAGLVVLLTTATAFGLPIQGVALLAAVDRVMDMARTGVNVFGHSVAAIAVAKWERELDTGKLAAYIASTGKAASAGEGGRAV; this is encoded by the coding sequence ATGAGCAAACGCCTGGCGTTGTTCATCTTCGCCGGTCTAGTCCTCGGGGCCATCGTCGGATTGATCTTCCCGAGCTTTGGCGTCGCCATCCAGCCGCTCGGCACCATGTTCATCAACCTGGTGGAAATGGTGATCCTGCCGGTGGTGTTCTTCGCCATCGTCGTCGGAGCGGCGGGTGTCGCCGACATCAAGCGGATGGGCAAGATCGGCCTCAAGACCATCGTCTGGTTCGAAATCATCACCACCGTCATCATCCTGTTGGGCATTGTCCTTGCCGACCTGCTGCAGCCCGGGGCCGGCGTGCAATTGGCCAGTGCGAAAGCGGGCGACATCTCCGTTGCGAAGCAGCAGAAGATCGACATCGTCAACATGATTGTCAACATCCCGCCGAAGAACATCGTCGACGCCTTCCAGAAGGACGCCGTCATCTCGGTCGTGTTCTTCGCCGCGATGCTCGGTTTGGCGATCGCCTCGGTAAAAGAGAAGGGCAAAGTGGTCCTGCAGGTCTTCGAGGGCCTGATGCAGGCGTCGTTCACGTTGATCCGCTGGGTGATGCACGCGGCCCCGGTGGGCGTGTTCGCGCTGGCGGCGTACGCGGCCGGAAAGTATGGGTACAAGGTGTTCCTCCCGTTGGCGAAGGTGATCCTGGTCACCTACCTTGGGCTCGCCATCGTGGTGTTCGTTTTGTTCCCGCTGGTCTGCAGGTTGGTGCTCAAGGTGCCGTTTTTCAAGGTCTTCTGGGGCGTCGTCGACCTGTTCCTGATCGCGTTTTCTTCGACGAGCTCGGAGGTCGTCTTGCCGCAGTTGATTGAGTTCGCGGAGCGGATCGGCGTCCCGCGCTCCATCGCGGCCTTCGTCATCCCGCTCGGCATCTCCTGGAATGCGGACGGGACCAGCTTGTACCTGTCGGTGGGGAGCCTGTTCGTCGCGCAGGTGGCCGGCCTGCACCTGACGTTGGGGCAGCAGATCACCATGATCCTCATCTTAATTGTCACCTCGAAGGGCATCGCGGGCGTCCCGATGGCCGGGCTCGTGGTGCTCCTGACGACCGCGACGGCCTTCGGGCTGCCGATTCAAGGCGTCGCCCTGTTGGCCGCGGTCGACCGGGTGATGGACATGGCGCGCACAGGCGTCAACGTGTTTGGCCACTCCGTGGCGGCCATCGCCGTCGCCAAGTGGGAACGAGAACTCGACACTGGCAAACTGGCCGCCTACATCGCATCCACGGGCAAGGCCGCTTCCGCAGGAGAAGGCGGGAGGGCGGTCTGA
- a CDS encoding carbon-nitrogen hydrolase family protein has translation MSQLRIALLQLLPESADERTNLNRADWACRTAKDRGADIALFPEMWNIGYAPPFPEAWNDPWRPDKEQERTAWKLRAVDEGHPYIQHFVQLARDLEMAIAITYLERWPEAPRNTMLLIDRTGSPVLKYAKVHTCDFSMEALCTPGTDFPVCELDTASGPVRVGAMICYDREFPESARILMLNGAEIILVPNACEMNDIRLRQLSVRAFENMVGVAMANYAGVGWGRSAAYHPCVFDEQGRTVDPLVIEADESEGVWIAEFDLAGLRRYREREAWGNAYRKPRAYAALVDQKVEPPFLRPDARR, from the coding sequence ATGTCCCAGTTACGCATTGCGTTGTTGCAGTTACTACCTGAAAGTGCGGATGAAAGGACGAATTTGAATCGGGCTGACTGGGCGTGCAGAACCGCGAAGGACCGGGGCGCGGACATCGCGTTGTTCCCGGAGATGTGGAATATTGGATACGCGCCACCATTTCCCGAGGCCTGGAATGATCCCTGGCGCCCTGATAAAGAACAGGAACGCACGGCTTGGAAGTTGCGCGCAGTGGACGAAGGACACCCGTATATTCAACATTTTGTTCAACTTGCGCGCGACTTGGAGATGGCGATTGCCATCACCTACTTGGAACGTTGGCCAGAGGCTCCGCGCAACACGATGCTGCTCATTGATCGGACTGGAAGTCCGGTGCTGAAGTATGCCAAAGTGCATACGTGCGATTTTTCAATGGAGGCCCTGTGCACACCGGGAACAGACTTCCCGGTCTGTGAGCTCGACACGGCATCCGGCCCTGTCCGTGTGGGGGCCATGATTTGCTATGACCGAGAGTTCCCCGAAAGCGCACGTATTCTGATGTTGAATGGAGCGGAAATCATTCTGGTACCTAATGCATGCGAAATGAACGATATACGCTTGCGGCAGCTGTCCGTCCGTGCATTCGAAAATATGGTCGGTGTGGCCATGGCGAACTACGCAGGGGTGGGGTGGGGAAGATCCGCCGCGTACCATCCGTGTGTATTTGATGAGCAGGGACGCACCGTCGATCCTTTGGTCATCGAAGCGGATGAAAGTGAAGGGGTATGGATCGCGGAGTTTGACTTAGCAGGGTTGCGAAGATATCGAGAACGGGAAGCGTGGGGAAATGCCTATCGAAAGCCACGTGCGTATGCTGCATTGGTGGACCAGAAAGTGGAACCTCCATTCCTGCGGCCTGACGCTCGGCGTTAA
- a CDS encoding VOC family protein: MERRLVELSKITTFLMFDGQAEEAMKFYTSVFEESQINHIIHSEDGKVLHATFTLKGQTFMCIDSNVKHDFTFTPSMSLFVTCDTEKEIDKLFEKLSEGGQVLMPLTPSPVSQKFGWVTDKFGVSWQLNLAKSQ; the protein is encoded by the coding sequence ATGGAAAGGAGATTGGTTGAACTGTCAAAAATCACGACGTTTCTCATGTTCGACGGTCAGGCTGAAGAAGCCATGAAATTCTATACTTCAGTATTTGAGGAATCCCAAATCAATCACATCATTCATTCTGAAGATGGGAAAGTATTACATGCAACGTTCACACTAAAGGGACAAACCTTTATGTGCATCGATAGCAACGTCAAACATGATTTTACGTTCACTCCTTCCATGTCCCTGTTTGTGACGTGCGATACGGAGAAGGAGATAGACAAACTTTTCGAGAAGTTATCTGAAGGCGGGCAGGTTCTGATGCCGTTAACCCCTTCGCCAGTGAGTCAAAAATTTGGGTGGGTTACCGATAAATTCGGTGTTTCATGGCAGTTAAACCTCGCCAAGAGCCAGTGA
- a CDS encoding histidine kinase: MVQDQTEVFGTKPGQLKVFIGAAPGVGKTYTMLREAVSLKERGIDVVIGYVEVHGRPETAAQIDGLEVLPRKRIVFQNRVFEEVDIEAICKRDPDVVVIDELAHTNAPGSMFPKRYMDVEYLLDQGISVLTAVNVQHIEGIHQEAEEITGVRIRELIPESFIKRADEVAVIDVTPETLRQRLRDGSIYPPDKVNQALQNFFRKPNLSALRELALRAVAEDVDDRLQRSYSRRKIPGPVGVREVIMVCISDYARAIKLLRRGRQMASRMKADLYALTVANTAENLLSEKQRQNLEKLKELAEQYGAEWVLEPLNDRQIGAVILETADRLNVTQIVIGQPVPVRKWKYAWKDNPVRYLLRNLRYTDLRIVGWKDVPYSQGRGARRRRTTRDTQRNHGEHARSRGKLTIYIGAAPGVGKTYKMLQDAQDWKNRGWDVVIGLIETHGRQDTAAQIGDLEVIPKKRIEYEGRVYEELDVDAIIRRNPSIVLIDELAHTNVPGSPREKRYQDILYLLEHGINVVTAVNIQHLESLHDKVEHITGVRVRERIPDWFVKQAREIRLIDVTPETLQQRLIDGKIYSTDKIRWALDHFFQTANLAALRELALLEVADDVDQRMTDDRSAHRHPQERERILVCVNYRPHSEKLIRRGWRIADRLNAELYVLVVLSGDTLSDQESRDLERIERLCEQFGARLIKRSPIKNHVGLTIVRTADELQVSQLVAGQPVPPSNFIARLLRRNPIDYVLNHAEFVDLHIVAAQRH; the protein is encoded by the coding sequence GTGGTTCAAGATCAGACCGAGGTTTTCGGAACAAAGCCCGGACAGTTAAAGGTATTCATCGGAGCCGCCCCGGGCGTGGGCAAGACATACACAATGCTACGGGAGGCGGTGTCGCTCAAGGAGCGGGGCATCGATGTCGTCATCGGATACGTGGAGGTGCATGGGCGCCCTGAGACGGCAGCACAAATCGACGGACTTGAGGTTCTGCCGAGGAAACGCATTGTGTTTCAGAATCGCGTCTTCGAAGAGGTTGACATTGAAGCGATTTGCAAGAGGGATCCAGACGTCGTGGTGATCGACGAGCTGGCTCATACGAATGCACCGGGTTCCATGTTTCCCAAACGGTATATGGATGTAGAGTACCTGCTCGACCAAGGAATTTCGGTGTTGACTGCTGTCAATGTGCAACACATTGAGGGGATCCACCAAGAAGCCGAGGAGATAACCGGTGTACGGATTCGTGAACTCATACCCGAGTCATTTATCAAACGAGCCGATGAGGTTGCCGTCATTGACGTAACTCCGGAAACGTTGCGTCAACGATTGCGTGATGGCAGCATCTATCCTCCGGATAAAGTGAATCAGGCATTACAAAATTTTTTCCGGAAGCCCAATTTGTCGGCCTTAAGGGAGCTGGCCTTGCGCGCCGTGGCCGAAGATGTCGACGATCGTCTGCAGCGTTCTTATTCAAGGCGCAAAATTCCCGGCCCGGTAGGTGTCCGGGAGGTCATTATGGTATGCATCAGCGACTATGCCCGTGCGATCAAACTTCTGCGGCGTGGACGCCAGATGGCATCACGGATGAAAGCAGACCTGTATGCCCTCACTGTCGCCAATACAGCAGAGAATTTGCTATCGGAGAAGCAACGACAAAACCTGGAAAAACTCAAGGAGTTAGCCGAACAATACGGAGCCGAGTGGGTACTTGAGCCTCTCAATGACCGGCAAATCGGGGCGGTTATTCTAGAGACCGCAGATCGCCTGAACGTCACGCAAATCGTGATCGGACAACCCGTACCTGTGCGGAAATGGAAATACGCGTGGAAGGACAATCCGGTGAGATATTTATTAAGAAATCTACGGTATACCGATCTCCGAATCGTCGGCTGGAAAGACGTTCCGTATTCGCAGGGCAGGGGGGCCAGGCGTCGGCGCACCACTCGGGATACGCAACGAAATCACGGCGAACATGCGCGCTCTCGCGGCAAATTGACCATATACATTGGGGCAGCGCCTGGGGTCGGGAAGACCTACAAAATGTTACAGGATGCCCAAGATTGGAAGAACCGCGGCTGGGATGTCGTCATCGGACTGATCGAGACGCACGGCCGGCAAGACACGGCAGCTCAGATCGGCGACTTGGAAGTGATTCCAAAGAAGCGAATCGAATACGAAGGACGTGTGTATGAAGAATTGGACGTCGACGCCATTATCCGGCGGAATCCATCGATTGTCCTGATCGACGAACTCGCACATACGAACGTCCCGGGGAGTCCCCGTGAAAAGCGCTATCAGGATATCCTATATCTGCTTGAGCACGGGATCAATGTTGTAACAGCGGTGAACATTCAACACTTGGAGAGTCTTCATGACAAAGTCGAGCACATTACGGGGGTGAGAGTACGCGAGCGGATTCCGGATTGGTTCGTGAAGCAGGCCCGTGAAATTAGATTAATTGACGTCACGCCGGAAACCCTGCAGCAGCGGCTCATCGATGGAAAAATTTATTCCACGGACAAAATTCGATGGGCTCTCGATCACTTCTTTCAAACCGCAAATCTGGCCGCCCTGCGGGAGTTGGCACTGCTCGAGGTGGCGGATGATGTGGATCAGCGGATGACAGATGACCGGTCGGCACACCGGCACCCCCAAGAACGAGAGCGTATTCTCGTGTGTGTGAACTACCGGCCCCACTCTGAAAAACTGATTCGGCGCGGTTGGCGCATTGCAGATAGACTCAACGCGGAACTGTATGTACTGGTCGTCCTGTCTGGAGACACGCTTAGCGACCAGGAAAGCCGCGACTTGGAGCGAATTGAGCGGCTGTGCGAGCAATTTGGGGCCCGCTTGATCAAACGTTCGCCTATCAAGAATCACGTCGGTTTGACGATCGTCAGAACCGCGGACGAACTGCAAGTATCGCAATTGGTGGCAGGACAACCTGTTCCACCGAGTAACTTCATCGCCCGGCTGCTAAGGAGAAATCCCATCGATTATGTGTTAAACCATGCCGAATTCGTAGATCTCCACATAGTGGCAGCACAGAGGCACTGA
- a CDS encoding DDE-type integrase/transposase/recombinase — protein sequence MNVKKTEVSLFVMRLRSSGVILACAFSTEKIEALLEGHHRAFEWFGGVPHSVRYDNPKTAVTKILAGPAREEHVLLSNLRAHYLFDSDFCQPGEPHEKGSLENRVGYVRRHTCVPVPDVPDLEDLNELILR from the coding sequence ATGAACGTGAAGAAGACGGAAGTCAGTCTGTTCGTGATGAGGCTGCGGTCCAGTGGTGTCATCTTGGCGTGCGCCTTCTCCACCGAGAAGATTGAGGCGTTGCTGGAGGGACATCACCGAGCGTTCGAATGGTTTGGCGGGGTGCCGCACAGCGTTCGCTACGACAACCCCAAGACCGCGGTCACCAAGATCCTGGCTGGCCCCGCCCGGGAGGAGCACGTACTGCTCTCCAACCTGCGTGCTCACTACCTGTTCGACAGCGACTTCTGCCAACCCGGCGAGCCGCACGAGAAAGGCAGCCTGGAAAACCGCGTGGGCTACGTTCGCCGCCACACGTGTGTTCCTGTTCCGGATGTCCCAGACCTTGAGGACCTGAATGAGCTGATTCTTCGGTAG